In one window of Pseudomonas chlororaphis subsp. chlororaphis DNA:
- a CDS encoding NUDIX hydrolase codes for MRERKSARLLVINPSRKVLLFRFLHKEGALAGDDYWATPGGGLEGDETFQVAAIRELHEETGIQVSAVGEPVAGRRFPMQLPCGEWVTSVEQYFVVHAPDQPLSRAGWTSSEAQVMADHHWWSADDLRATEATVWPQALVHMLEEAGVFERSL; via the coding sequence ATGCGTGAACGAAAATCGGCAAGATTGCTGGTCATCAACCCTTCGCGAAAGGTCCTGCTGTTCCGCTTCCTGCACAAGGAAGGAGCGCTGGCGGGGGATGACTATTGGGCCACGCCCGGTGGCGGGCTTGAAGGGGACGAAACCTTCCAGGTCGCGGCGATTCGTGAACTGCACGAGGAAACCGGTATTCAGGTCAGCGCGGTGGGAGAGCCAGTGGCCGGTCGCCGGTTCCCCATGCAACTGCCCTGTGGCGAATGGGTGACCTCCGTCGAGCAATATTTTGTGGTGCACGCGCCAGACCAGCCGCTCTCTCGTGCCGGCTGGACCTCATCCGAGGCCCAGGTGATGGCCGATCATCATTGGTGGTCCGCCGATGATCTGCGAGCCACCGAGGCCACCGTCTGGCCGCAAGCGCTGGTGCACATGCTGGAAGAAGCGGGGGTGTTCGAGCGGTCCTTGTAG